The window tataacctcatctaataacttaaaattttaaattaagatttttttgacAATAAGCAAATgaagtgaatattttttttttgtatttcattaGTTAAAATTCTGCAAAACACAAGCATAATGTTGcttttaataagataaaaagaagaTGAATGAAGTAAAAAGCCGTAAGAACTAGATAGATAGCTCTAATGATCAAAGCAGTCGGTAAAACATCATCGGAAGATTCATGAGCTTACTAATCTTAAATGTGAGCCTACACACGCAAACAGACTCTCTAGAGTCATAATAGATGCCTCACATGATCATAACTAGAAGATGATGCCTTTCAGGAAAAGAGAAacgtttcttaatttttctttaagttGTTAGTTAACATGTCATATTCCTTCAGTGGGGAAAAAGGTACCTGTGATGCATGGGGGGCATCAGATGAGATTGTAGCATGAAAAACTACATATTGCATATCTGTGAGAGTGCACACTATGTCAAACATTAACTTGGCACGGTCTTTGCATCTAACAGTGACCACGGAGTATCCTTTTTCCTCACAATGCTCAACTGTGATCTTTGGCTTGAAGGAAGGAGGATCATGAATCTCAGTTGCCACTATTCCACCTTCATAATCCCTATCAGCAAACAACATTTGGTGCAGCCTCCGGTCAACATGAGTGAACCCCATGGAGAAACTAGTACGACCCTCCTTCTCATCATCATCACACCCACGTAGAATGTTCTTGAGCTGGTCCTCCATTGCAGACAATCTAGTAGGGTCATCTACAGCACGGGATGTGGTGTCATCATTGACATAGACAACACATGCTATCCGCCTATTGTGGGTCCAAACTTCAGCAGCAACCACATTGAAGTGAAGGTTGGCAAGGACAGCTGAGATTTCAGATAAGAGACCAGGGCGATCCCTGCCAGTGAGTTCGATGGCAGTGTGATCACCAACAGAGTGCACTCCAACCGGTTTGCCTGACCAAGTAGTCACTTGTTCTTGGCCCTTAGGTCCTAGAGCCTATTGTATTGAAAATACTATCAGTTAACACAGGCGCCAGGCGCCAATATGGTTCAACTCTTTTCCAATCAGTACTGAACATCCTATATTGATTATTTAAAGCACGGGAAAACACTTAGAGGAAAACTTTTTTAGGAATTGCATACCTTCTCTATGTAGTCAATGGTTTTAAGATCCGtaatcttctttccttgttggtCAGTGACATGAAATACTGTGGATCAGAAATACCAACTTGTTCAGTGTGACCAAGGGAGAGATAATTCAGCAGAAGGCTATAGTAATATGGTGCCTTGTTTTGACCACTTGTTTTAGAGCCTATTATTTagacttttaaaacaaaatatgggATATAGTAAATTCGTAATTAGGTGAAACATGAACTGATTACAGAAAGGATCTTAGTAAGCATGTGAAGACTGGCCTTGCATAGTCATTAAGTATGAAGCAAACAAGGGAAGTCAATAGGAGCATACACATACCGTCCATGAACCAACCACCATCTGAGGAGATATAAGCTTTGGTGATAATGAGGTCAAGATCGGTTAGGATTTGCACAACTTCCAGGAGAATTCCTGGTTTGTTCATGCTGTCAACCTAATACATCGCATTCCATGCATTTTAGTTTACCATTGCTGTGTGATTATCCAAGAGAAAGTTATAGGAAGCATAATAATTTGctttgtaattaataaaattagagaACATGAAAAGAATTAGAGCACACAAGCATGGAGGGAAATTTGAGAACAAAAATCATTTCAGTAGAGGCTCCTCAAGCACTAAAATACTAGAGAAGAGGGGACACATTCTTATAGTTTGATAATCAGCAATTTGGCATGCTCACCCCCACCATTCATGCATCAAAATGACTCCCGCTAGCCTATGGTGAAATTTTACCCACCCATTGATTATAGGTTCTGTTTTCATTTCTATCAAGGATTTATGCCTACAACACCTGAAGCTCCAATTAGTATTCAAACTTCAACCGGCAGTGTTATTGGACTGaacaactataaaaaaactcagTAGGACTTGGCTCTAAGCAGAGTATTACTGACCTTGATGACCATGCAATAACAGCAAAAAAGATTACCTTAATAAGGGTACTGTCACTGCAACTAGTGTTGTCCACAGATACcctgaacaaaacaaaaaaagaaaggaagaaaagaaaagacgaGAGGGAGTTAGATAATGTGGGAatgtacaaagaaaaaaacgaaGCCGAATCTtggattgattttatttaattaattctgtTAAGTACCTTGGAGGATTAATCCTAGTGCTCAAGTTCTCATACTCAGGATCAAAGTATGGCCAACAAACTTTAGCCATTTAAGCAGTAATTACTTTCTCCAATCAATGAGAAAGCTTCTCCTCCTGTCACAGCAGTATTAACTATTAACATTTGATAAGTTAAATGGCACACATCCTCTTATCAGTAGCCATGCCATGTCTTTTTCAACAGACAGCACTAATTTCATCAACAGTTAATACTGTCATACAGTGTCTCTAGGTAGGACTTTGCGAATTGAATAGCATGGAACAATAAAGATTTCAAGTTTATAGTGTAATTGAATTGCAAGAGAAGCCACTTGCAGGCTGAAGGAGCTAAATACTAAGGACTTTTCACCAAATCATCACAAGGAAATATTTAAGAGCAATACCCTGTCTGAGGCTGGCACGAACAGGTTTCTTGATGATTTCGCAAGCTAAGCCCTCGAGTCAGTGTAGTTCACCAATCCCTTTTCTTGTTGACAAAACATGCTTACATGGTAGCACTAACAACTACGAAAAAGTGAACGATCCAACACTATGAACACGTAGTTGCACAAACCATTTAGCAGAACTCTCAGGAAAATCTACAAAGAAACCCCATGTCGAAATGATAGTTCACATCACAAGAATGCCTTACTTTCATTGATTAGTCAACCTCACGCTTGTAGGGCTTGAATCCCACGAGATGTTAGTTTTTGGCAAGGGAATTTAGTTTTCTGGTTACAATTTACAAATCAACAAATATTATAACATGCCTTACAAGTAGGATTTGAATCTTGACCTCTAAATCTTAAGTGACCATTTGAGATTTGAGAAGCCGTCTTCCACCGAATTAAGGCATGGCATGTTGCTGAGGTTGCTATTATTGAACTATTAAAGGTTAACATGTAAGAATGTGGAAAACCCTACTGACAGCTAATTGCTGAATGCCTAGTTGGTTTGGTTTTATTCTCTACTTtatctttcatctttttttgtttgctctccttttgagattttattattatttcctttttgtttcatCGCTGAGAATTTTCATTCAGACAAGCCTAGACCACCCAATCCCATCCAATAAGTTTTCAATTACATACCCCAgtgaaatctttttattttattttttgctacaAGGAAAAGCAAAGTTAAGCTCTATCACTACTCTCTTGAAACCTAGACTTTAAAGTGCTAATTTGATCTAAAATATcctgtattaatcaaacttgaacaatttttctttttttcaaggtGCCCATGAAGATAATTCAAGAAACCCCAGTTTCCAAACTGTTGTTTGTGAAAAGAATATAGTAGAAATCAAGATTTAAGTTTAAGAATTCAAGGATTGATGTTTAGCTGAACAAAAACAAGAGGGACCAGAGAAATATCGTAAAACTAAAGAAGTCGGACCCACGGCAGTGGTTGCCATTGCAATCGAAGCTGACCTTGggcaacaaaacaaaaggtttgTTGCCAATATTAACTCTATTGGTTCGTGAACCAGCCAAGCAGATTCAGCAGAACAAAAATCTATTTCTTTgacacaaaagaaaagggaaagaattaGATTCGCCAACTTTAGCTACCTTCATCGGTACCCTTATTCTCCATTTGACCACCCAAAGCTCCCTCCACTTTATGTATTAGTTTGATGCATAAATCTTATTGTCAACATGAACAATATCATACCAACTGCTGAAGCAGAGATTAGcatcttttttatgttgttttttttttttttttgtgaaattaattCCCGTTAAAACAGAAATTTGCTGCCGTTGATGCAGTGAAAAGTTTCCACACTTTCAGTTGGTCTCAATTACGCaagcaaaacaatatatatatatatatatatatatatatatatatatatatatatatatatatatatattatgtccATGGACTATTGGTcaaaaaactcattaaaattCTATAGAACTAGAAGAGAAGATTTATGTATACATATAAGAACGTACCAAAGAGGAGCAGATTTGTTGAAACTTGATGGGTAGTGTCCAGATAAGAGAAATTTGGAACTGGAACCTGCCAATTTCCAGGTGGAGTCCACTTAACAAAGAAAGTGCATAAAATATCGAGAGTTTTCTTTGAATGAAGAAACGTATTCTTTcaagaaaacttaaaaattctGGAGCTTTGGGGGATTTCGAAGTCTAAACAGAGAACTAATTTATATATCAAAGACCCGAAAATAGAACTGAAAGAATTTCCAGGTTGTCGGTTACCACTAACCTTTGAGGTTCCTTCCAAAATTCCAAcgctagaaaaaaagaagaagaagcagagagCCACTTCACATCCTCAAAACCCagaaaaggaagaggaagagagaggggatattaaagaaacagaggaagtGACTAAAAAAGCGTTGTTTTTTAGTGTTCTTAACTCTCTGCTTTCGACGTTGGAATAGCACTTGCACACTAATTTTGAGCTATTCCTCTTCTCTCTCCAATGAATGGTGGAAGTGGGCAGTGAAATTCTTTCTTTctgaggaggaggaagaggaggaggaggaggaggaagaggagacAGCCACTTAGATATAGCGTGGCATTGAAGGTCTTAAccctttaaatattaattaattacaattaaCAATTCATTTGCTATTCAGACATGACGCGGCGACCGAACACCTTTCCTCGAATTTGGATTTTTGGTAGGTAGGCCCAAATATTTGTCACCCTTATTTAGGAGCGTTAAT is drawn from Populus nigra chromosome 5, ddPopNigr1.1, whole genome shotgun sequence and contains these coding sequences:
- the LOC133695108 gene encoding ACT domain-containing protein ACR3, with amino-acid sequence MAKVCWPYFDPEYENLSTRINPPRVSVDNTSCSDSTLIKVDSMNKPGILLEVVQILTDLDLIITKAYISSDGGWFMDVFHVTDQQGKKITDLKTIDYIEKALGPKGQEQVTTWSGKPVGVHSVGDHTAIELTGRDRPGLLSEISAVLANLHFNVVAAEVWTHNRRIACVVYVNDDTTSRAVDDPTRLSAMEDQLKNILRGCDDDEKEGRTSFSMGFTHVDRRLHQMLFADRDYEGGIVATEIHDPPSFKPKITVEHCEEKGYSVVTVRCKDRAKLMFDIVCTLTDMQYVVFHATISSDAPHASQEYYIRHMDGCVLDTEGEKDRVIKCLEAAIRRRVSEGLSLELCAKDRVGLLSEVTRILRENGLSVSRAGVMTIGEQAMNVFYVRDASGNPVDMKIIEALRREIGHTMMLNVKKPPVSSREPEARGWAKTSFFFGNLLERFLA